Part of the Brevibacillus brevis genome is shown below.
CGCATGGTTTTCGCCTGAAGAGGCAACCCTTCCTTGTAATAAAGGGAGGGAGACAGCAGAATAAAAAAGATATGGGTATTCTCAAAACCGTGCGGCTTGAGAATCTGATGAATCATTTGGGCGATCGCATCGTACTGCCTTTGTTCGCGTTCAAACATGAGAATTTCCACCGAGTACGGACTGTTTGTGATTTGCTCGACGAGGAGCAGCTCAATTTTCACTTTTTCCTTGGCTACTTCCGCGATGCGGGCAAATTCGTCGATGATCTCAGGGGAAACCGTACGAAGCAGCTCTTTCTCAAACCCTTTAAATCGAAGAAACGGCAAGACAATTCCTTCTTTCTCGAGAGCGAGACAGCAGTCTCGTCAATAAGATACTTACTCAAATAATTATAAGCATCATCATATTTGTAGATCAATTAAAAATGTATTAATGAAAGTAAACTCACTTCAAGTACCTACAAAGCCGGACGAAAAAAGGTAGGCTATATCAGAGAGCGCATGCCGATTTTATGAAGGTGTGGTGGACGTACCACTGAAAATCGGGATGCACTCAACCAGATATAGCCCGCGGTTTTACCAGCGGAAAGGACGTAAAAGGCTGAGTCCTCCTGTCGCTGCGCGAAAAATGATTACATTCAGTATAACCTGAATATCGATACTTTATCAAATAAAAAGTTTCATAAAATTCCTGCTCCCTTCTTGCTTGTCACACACGCTCCGCATGCAAAACATACTCGGCAAAGACATCGGCAAACGCCTCCACGCTCCGATAGCATTCTTCGACGGTATTGCCGGTACCGCCTACTTCCAGCAGCAAACTCCCCGGTGAAATGTGCTGGTTGTACTCCCCGTTCCCTTCGTTCTCCCCTTTATCGTCCACCCCTCTGGTCAAGCCTGGATACTTCTTGTCCAGCAGCTCTCGCAGGTCGTTCGCGACTTTCAGGTTTTTCTCGTAGGCCGGGTTTCTCGTTCCGATGACAAACATCAGCCTCGCATACGTTTTTCCACCGATGGCGACCGTTGTTTTTTCTCGGGGAGAGTCGTCCCGGTGCAGGTCGAAGAAGTAATGCAATTGGCGGTTTTCCCCCGCAGCGGCAGTCACGGCCTTAAGCGATTGGGCGTAGGCGAACGGGTAGCTTTTGCCGAGGTCGATCAGCTCTTGGTAAATATCTTGATCGAGAAACTGTGTGCCGATCCCCCGATCGTTCAATGCTTCCGCCAAATGCTTGCCGACCAGCGTAATGTTTTGCGTCTTATGGTCTACGGCACTTGTGCCCGGCGCCGGCTTTGCTACGCTGAGCCACGATTCCCGGTTGTGTGTATGGTACACGAGCACTTGCTTGCTCTTTGACTGGCCGGAGTGATCGACGGGCTTTGGCTTTTCTTCTGTCTGCGAGCTTGTCTCCTGCGTGTTTGTGTCCCCTCCGCTAACGGGCTGCGCAGGCTTCTCCACGGGAGCGGCGGACTCGACCTTCCACTCCGGCGCCATGCTGTCCCCGTTCTCCGGTTGATTCGGCGATTCATAGGCGATCAGCCCGGGTATTTCCTTTCCCATGATACTGAGCGGGTTTCCCGGTGTGAGCCCGGTCATGGTACGGATAAGATCATCGGTGAAGGAGCCAGGCTCTTGCCTGGCAGGAGCTTGTACCGTCTGGGAGAGGTACGGGATGTCGGTCCCTATCCCTTTCACCAGGATCGAAAGCGAAAGGTGCGCAGCGATTTCACGCAGCATCGGCGTCTGGATGAGCGCCTGGTTTCCCTTGATCACAAGAAGGCTTGTCAGGTTGAACAACAGAGCTGTTGCAAGCGATAGAATGACGAACAGTCGCAGCAGATGTCCTGCCATCTCTGCTCCCCCTTTAGTCTGGATCGCGACTCCCCTTTCTACTACTCTATGCAGCCAGATGCACAAATTCTCCTTTTCCTTCATGGCAAAGGCTTGATTGACCTAGTCTCTCGGAACATGTGTGACTCACGGCGGCTCAGCTTCCTCTCTACTTCTTCGTTTTGAGAAGCCCTTCATTTTGAATGACCGCCTGCAGATGGGTGTTCAGTTTCATTTTTGGGTAATAATCGGTCCTCCAATGCACCAAGCGTTCACGAGGAATCTGCCTCCGACAGAACTGGCCCAGGCCCAAAATATCGGCTTCCTTCGATTGGAGTTTGCGGAACAGTCGTTGATATCGGCTGGCAAGCAACGCTTCCAGTTCTTGTTTGATTACCTCCACAGAGGCATTTCCTTTTGTCTCCATAATGACAACGTTCAACTTGATATTGCTGTTCAAAGCAGTTCGATTCCCCTCGGCAGAGCAGCTGTGGGATAAAGTTTGTCCTAGAATTCGCACGGTGGCGTGGTCCATTACCTCGATCCTGCCTTGCGCGCTGAATCCGTTGTAGGCGTTGAACAACAATGTTTCGTCTGTCGAAATTTTGCCTACCATTTTTCCGTTCTTGATGATGGCCGAACCGGTGCTCGCAATGGTCGTCGTTTTACCTGTTTTGATAATGGAGATCGCCACATCTTGTGTGTACGAATGCAGGCTGCGGAAAACCTGCCATATTCGCGTTTGCGCCACATCAGGGGTCCAACCGGCATTTTTTTCAAAGAAGTTATAGATTTCCATTCCACTTTTCGCGGAAGAGGATTGCAGCCTCTCGAACAACGGTCCCAGCTTTTCCTCCGAGATGGCCACGATCGTTTTGGAGGAAATGTCGCGTGCCCGCATTATGCTTGAAATACTGTCCTTCAGCCCTTGCTCGGCCAATGACCTATCAAACACGATGACTTTTAAATGAAGCAAATCGACCTGGGTCTCCATGTTTGTGCTGATCTGGTCCCAGATCTCGTTGATCGTTTGACCCGCATCGGCTACAACCCTGACATCGGACGTACCTTGATTCATATTCGGAATTAGAAGATAAACTTTGTACCCTCCCCCGCTTTTTTCCAGCCCCATCACAATTGGCAACGCTCGGTGATTGATGTCCTTATTGTTGGCGCATCCGTAAGTGACCAGCAGGATTCCGGCTATCAGCAGCATGTGGAGAAACGTTGCGACGTGGTTTTTCGCAATCATGGACAAGCTACCCCTTTTCGATGATGACGAATTCCCAGGACAAGCGTAGCAATCGGGATCACTGTCATCACATACAGGCGCGGAAAGGTGTTCCACCACAGCAGCTCTTCGACGTGTTTCCAATCCGGAATGTACAAACAGACGACAAATATAGCCACGGCCAAAACAAGTTTTGCTCGAATCGGATGGACGGATGGGATCCCCCGCCGAATGAGCTCGGTCGTCTTCCAGATAATCAAGGAGAGAAAGAGCACGACGAAGCAGATCAAGCTGATCATGAAAAACATCGTGACCCGATCAAACATCAGCCAGGTGACATTAACGGTGTCGATTGCCATAATAAACGGAAATTGAAACTGGGAAGCGGTATTTTGCCCAAACGTTAACAGCGGCACGTACGTCGAGATCAGAAACACGGGGAGAAGCAGAGAGGCGGTCCACATCACTTTTCGCCAGTTGTAAGGGACATAGGGCGGAATAAACCCCAAGAACATGAATCCCCCCGTGAAAGCAAACATGCTGAGCAGGTAAGAACGGCTGAAGACGTACGAGAAAGAAGCCGCTTGCTCGTCCATGAGAGGGAAAATATAGCGCCAATCCACATTTTGAAAGGATAGGCAAAACACCAGAAAAAGAAAAGGAAGGAATAGGACGGCGACAAGCAGTCCCGTTCGAAACATCGATTCAATACCGAGAGCGGAAATATACGTGGATACCGCCAGCAGCAGCGCCATAATCGCCCACAGCGGCATGTTGGCCAGGAAAACAAGTGTGATGATTTCTGAATAGGCACGGACCGTAATGATCAGAATCATCAGGAAGTAGAGCAGGACGGGAAGCAGCAGGAGAACGGCAGCCATTTTGCCCGTCTCCAGAAAAATATCGATCACGCTTTTCGGCGCCGCATAACTCAATCCTTTCGTAAACAGGCCGATCACTGCGATATGGCAGGCAAATCCCAGCAGGATCGCGCTCCAGTGGCCGACGGAAAGACTGCCGATAATGTCCGTCGGATACAGGAAAAAGATGAGCCCGATATGCGTCAGGAGGTACATGGCCATCACTTGCAAGCTTTTATCCATCTGATTGATCCCTTGCTTTCCAATGGTACAGATACGGAATGCCAAACGTACTCACGCTTGCCAGATAAGCGCAGACCACCACGATGCCGACAAATAACCCCAGCACGCCATACACCGCGGATAGGATGAGCAACAGATACTTGGATATGCGAATGGAAATCGCATTGTGGAAGCCGATCACCGTAAAACTTGCGATGGTGGTAGCAGCCAATATGATGATGAGAATATTGCTGACGAGTTTCGCCTGGACGACTGCTTGGCCGAGAATGATGCCCCCGACCATTGTGATCGTAGGCCCAATGGTTTTCGGAAGACGGATGCTGGCCTCGAGAATCAGTTCGAGGGTG
Proteins encoded:
- a CDS encoding GerAB/ArcD/ProY family transporter, with protein sequence MDKSLQVMAMYLLTHIGLIFFLYPTDIIGSLSVGHWSAILLGFACHIAVIGLFTKGLSYAAPKSVIDIFLETGKMAAVLLLLPVLLYFLMILIITVRAYSEIITLVFLANMPLWAIMALLLAVSTYISALGIESMFRTGLLVAVLFLPFLFLVFCLSFQNVDWRYIFPLMDEQAASFSYVFSRSYLLSMFAFTGGFMFLGFIPPYVPYNWRKVMWTASLLLPVFLISTYVPLLTFGQNTASQFQFPFIMAIDTVNVTWLMFDRVTMFFMISLICFVVLFLSLIIWKTTELIRRGIPSVHPIRAKLVLAVAIFVVCLYIPDWKHVEELLWWNTFPRLYVMTVIPIATLVLGIRHHRKGVACP
- a CDS encoding Ger(x)C family spore germination protein produces the protein MIAKNHVATFLHMLLIAGILLVTYGCANNKDINHRALPIVMGLEKSGGGYKVYLLIPNMNQGTSDVRVVADAGQTINEIWDQISTNMETQVDLLHLKVIVFDRSLAEQGLKDSISSIMRARDISSKTIVAISEEKLGPLFERLQSSSAKSGMEIYNFFEKNAGWTPDVAQTRIWQVFRSLHSYTQDVAISIIKTGKTTTIASTGSAIIKNGKMVGKISTDETLLFNAYNGFSAQGRIEVMDHATVRILGQTLSHSCSAEGNRTALNSNIKLNVVIMETKGNASVEVIKQELEALLASRYQRLFRKLQSKEADILGLGQFCRRQIPRERLVHWRTDYYPKMKLNTHLQAVIQNEGLLKTKK
- a CDS encoding DUF1904 family protein; the encoded protein is MPFLRFKGFEKELLRTVSPEIIDEFARIAEVAKEKVKIELLLVEQITNSPYSVEILMFEREQRQYDAIAQMIHQILKPHGFENTHIFFILLSPSLYYKEGLPLQAKTMR
- a CDS encoding stage II sporulation protein P → MAGHLLRLFVILSLATALLFNLTSLLVIKGNQALIQTPMLREIAAHLSLSILVKGIGTDIPYLSQTVQAPARQEPGSFTDDLIRTMTGLTPGNPLSIMGKEIPGLIAYESPNQPENGDSMAPEWKVESAAPVEKPAQPVSGGDTNTQETSSQTEEKPKPVDHSGQSKSKQVLVYHTHNRESWLSVAKPAPGTSAVDHKTQNITLVGKHLAEALNDRGIGTQFLDQDIYQELIDLGKSYPFAYAQSLKAVTAAAGENRQLHYFFDLHRDDSPREKTTVAIGGKTYARLMFVIGTRNPAYEKNLKVANDLRELLDKKYPGLTRGVDDKGENEGNGEYNQHISPGSLLLEVGGTGNTVEECYRSVEAFADVFAEYVLHAERV